From the genome of Tepidisphaeraceae bacterium, one region includes:
- a CDS encoding S8 family peptidase encodes MSEKSHLRIAAKPDTRRYKYAGGGGGVEFKLPPRDRLTHAAKLEGELFQASVAARQASEEQGIEGGAKAFVYTFRSEPGHKLMLSSLERPAQGIELQSVKNDGDVEVATIRVQTGQLRVFFNLIKAYKRKASKSGNYRNKNLIESISNISLAALRDLWQDPSAFPAPNEQVWWEVWIRLGPGGASGTFSRFRSQLVAAGLRTIDQSISFPERVVTLACGTQEQLSSSLDLLAELAELRRAKELASEYVTLPPRYQRDYIEDAEQRIVKPAPDAPAVCLLDTGVNRGHPLLAIALDEDDVQALRPEWGSSDHDSGQHGTAMAGVALYGCLTDLFDSTGPYVLRHRLESVKLLPPVGSNEPDLYGALTQEAVARAEVQAPQRLRSICLTITSDTDDKALPSSWSAAIDQMCSGHLDQTRRLMFIAAGNVGSEFSTVGYKYHQWNCECGGLEDPGQSWNAVTVGAITEKAFVKDPDYRDWQVMAESGDLAPASRTSLAWPEQLHRGWPLKPDLVLEGGNYIEKDGDRTSLDDLSVLTTVMKSDGKRLATTGDTSAATAAGARLGAIIASHYPRYWPETIRALLVHSARWTDAMRTRFPGSARASVQQRLRCYGYGIPRLSKALWSAEHSVTMIFEGDLQPYTKVGDDVQTNEMHIHQLPWPREALLGLGDTQLSMRVTLSYFVEPSPGRIGWQKRHRYQSHGLRFDVIRPLENEFEFRQRISRN; translated from the coding sequence ATGAGCGAGAAGTCGCACCTTCGGATTGCTGCAAAGCCTGATACACGTCGCTACAAGTACGCCGGGGGCGGAGGAGGCGTAGAGTTCAAGCTGCCCCCACGCGATCGTTTAACACACGCTGCCAAACTTGAAGGCGAACTCTTTCAGGCTTCTGTTGCAGCACGTCAGGCTAGCGAGGAACAAGGCATCGAAGGCGGCGCCAAAGCGTTCGTTTACACGTTTCGCAGCGAGCCCGGCCACAAGCTTATGCTCAGCAGCCTCGAACGTCCTGCTCAAGGCATTGAGCTTCAGAGCGTCAAGAACGACGGTGATGTTGAGGTTGCCACGATCCGAGTTCAAACCGGGCAGCTGCGAGTCTTCTTCAATTTGATAAAAGCTTATAAGAGGAAAGCGTCTAAAAGCGGCAACTATCGCAATAAGAACCTGATCGAAAGCATCAGCAACATTAGCCTCGCTGCCCTGCGGGATCTATGGCAAGATCCCTCCGCGTTCCCGGCGCCCAACGAGCAGGTCTGGTGGGAAGTTTGGATTCGGCTCGGTCCAGGCGGGGCCAGTGGCACGTTTAGCCGTTTCAGGAGCCAACTTGTGGCTGCGGGTCTTCGGACCATCGATCAAAGCATTTCATTTCCCGAGCGGGTCGTCACGTTAGCTTGTGGCACTCAGGAACAGCTCAGCAGTTCGTTAGACCTTCTCGCCGAACTTGCCGAGCTTCGTCGTGCAAAGGAGTTAGCGTCAGAGTACGTGACGCTACCACCGCGCTACCAACGTGATTACATCGAAGATGCTGAGCAGAGGATTGTGAAGCCTGCCCCAGATGCACCTGCGGTCTGCTTGCTGGATACTGGTGTCAATCGCGGCCATCCGCTTTTGGCAATCGCTCTAGACGAAGACGACGTTCAAGCACTTCGCCCGGAATGGGGTAGTTCCGACCACGACAGTGGGCAGCACGGTACCGCCATGGCGGGTGTCGCGCTTTACGGTTGCCTGACTGACCTCTTTGACAGTACCGGGCCCTACGTCCTGCGGCATCGGCTCGAATCGGTCAAGCTTCTCCCTCCCGTAGGTAGCAACGAACCCGACCTGTACGGCGCTTTGACACAGGAGGCGGTCGCCAGAGCCGAGGTGCAAGCTCCTCAGCGACTGCGAAGCATCTGTCTTACGATCACGAGTGACACCGATGATAAGGCGTTGCCGTCCTCTTGGTCGGCGGCGATCGACCAGATGTGTTCGGGGCACCTCGACCAAACTAGACGCCTGATGTTCATTGCGGCAGGTAACGTCGGCAGCGAGTTCTCAACGGTCGGCTACAAGTACCACCAGTGGAACTGCGAATGCGGAGGACTCGAAGATCCCGGGCAATCTTGGAACGCGGTCACCGTAGGTGCGATTACCGAGAAAGCGTTCGTCAAGGACCCGGATTACCGGGACTGGCAGGTCATGGCCGAAAGCGGTGACCTGGCTCCTGCCAGTCGCACCTCGTTAGCATGGCCTGAGCAACTGCACCGAGGTTGGCCGTTGAAGCCAGACCTCGTGCTGGAGGGCGGGAACTATATCGAGAAAGACGGCGATCGGACGAGCCTTGACGATCTGTCAGTGCTGACCACAGTGATGAAATCCGATGGAAAACGTCTCGCGACAACCGGTGACACGAGCGCGGCTACGGCAGCGGGTGCCCGGCTCGGGGCGATCATCGCGAGCCACTATCCCCGCTACTGGCCAGAAACGATTCGCGCGCTGCTCGTACATTCGGCAAGGTGGACAGACGCAATGAGGACTCGTTTCCCGGGTTCGGCTCGCGCTAGCGTGCAACAGCGACTTCGCTGTTACGGCTACGGCATTCCGCGACTGTCGAAGGCGTTGTGGAGCGCCGAACATTCAGTCACGATGATCTTCGAAGGCGATTTACAGCCCTACACGAAGGTCGGCGACGATGTGCAGACGAATGAGATGCACATCCACCAGCTTCCATGGCCGCGTGAGGCGTTGCTGGGTCTGGGGGACACGCAGCTTTCGATGCGAGTAACTCTATCCTACTTTGTCGAACCTAGCCCGGGTCGGATCGGCTGGCAGAAACGTCATCGATATCAATCACACGGTTTACGCTTCGACGTCATTCGCCCACTGGAGAACGAGTTCGAATTCCGGCAACGAATCTCACGTAATTAA